Below is a window of Leifsonia sp. NPDC080035 DNA.
GAGTACGACGTCTTGTAGGTCTGGAAGTTGCGCTCCAGCAGGTTCAGGTCCCGCAGCGACATGCTCGTGTTGCTGTTGTCGAGGATCCGCATGACGACCTTCTCGCCCCACACGGTCGGCAGCGTTGCGACGCGCAGGTCGATCTGGCGGCCGCCGTGCACGACCGACATGCGGCCGTCCTGGGGCTTCCGCCGCTCGGCGATGTCGATGTCCGACATGATCTTCAGCCGCGAGATCACGCCGTTCTGGATCGCCTTCGGCGCAGACTGCATCTCGTGCAGCACGCCGTCGATCCGGTACCGGACCCGCACATCGTGCTCGGCCGGCTCGATGTGGATGTCGGACGCGTGATCCTGGATGGCCTGGCTGACCAGCAGGTTCACGAACCGCACGATCGGGGCGTCGTCGTCGCCGGACTCCGCGATCGACGCCTGCTCGACGGGAGCGGACTCCTCCTCGAGGGTCGAGGTCAGGTCGCTCAGCTCGCCGTCGGCGCGCACGTACCGGTCGATCGCCGCCAGCAGGTCGGCCTGGTCGGCGACCGCAGGCGCGATGCCCATGTGCGAGGCCGCGCGGACGTCGTCGATGGCGAACACGTCGCCGGGGTCGGCCATCGCCAGGATGACGAGCCCGTCGGCGACGCCGATCGGCAGCACGGTGTGCCTGCGGCAGATGGCGCCGGGGATGAGCGTGACGGCGGCGCGGTCGACGGGATAGTCCGCCAGCTCCACGAAGGGAAGGCCGGACTGGGCCGCGCGGGCGCGGGCGATCTGGCCGGGCGTGATCGCGCCGTTCTGGAGCAGCTCCCTGACCACCGACTCGTCGGCGGTGGGCTCTGAGGAGATCCGGTCGAGATACTCGATCGGAAGATGGCCGTGAAGGATGAGGATCTCGGTCATGGACGCCACGGGGGACCTCCTTGCGGGTAGGACCTGCCGGCCGGGTCGGGTGATGCCGGCAGGGCCGCATCACGCCCGGGCGAGACTCCGGGGGCGACGAAGCAGTTCACAGTAACCGCACGGTTTGCACGCAGAACAGCCCCGCGAGCGGGTGCCCCGCGCGCGGG
It encodes the following:
- a CDS encoding ATPase, T2SS/T4P/T4SS family; the protein is MASMTEILILHGHLPIEYLDRISSEPTADESVVRELLQNGAITPGQIARARAAQSGLPFVELADYPVDRAAVTLIPGAICRRHTVLPIGVADGLVILAMADPGDVFAIDDVRAASHMGIAPAVADQADLLAAIDRYVRADGELSDLTSTLEEESAPVEQASIAESGDDDAPIVRFVNLLVSQAIQDHASDIHIEPAEHDVRVRYRIDGVLHEMQSAPKAIQNGVISRLKIMSDIDIAERRKPQDGRMSVVHGGRQIDLRVATLPTVWGEKVVMRILDNSNTSMSLRDLNLLERNFQTYKTSYSKPYGMILVTGPTGSGKSTTLYTTLNAVARPEINVITVEDPVEYRMAGINQVQVNPKAGLTFASALRSILRSDPDVVLLGEIRDHETAQIAIEASLTGHLVLSTLHTNDAPSAVTRLTEMDIEPFLVGSALDCVVAQRLARRLCDRCKQPASYAAEDLRRLRFDVAADQPVPQVFAPVGCPTCSNTGYRGRIAVHEVMAVTEEIERLAVDRASSAEIGGAARQQGMLTLREDGWEKAKLGLTSVEEILRVVA